A stretch of the Ochrobactrum sp. BTU1 genome encodes the following:
- the mscL gene encoding large conductance mechanosensitive channel protein MscL: MLKEFREFALKGNMVDLAIGVIIGGAFGGLVNSIVNDIIMPVIGLITGGIDFSNMFIQLAGDPKSTLAAAREAGATIAYGNFVTLLINFLIVAWVLFIVVKAMNRLKKKEEAKPEAAAELPRDEVLLAEIRDLLAKQSKA; encoded by the coding sequence ATGTTGAAAGAATTCAGAGAATTTGCTCTCAAGGGCAACATGGTCGATCTGGCCATCGGTGTTATCATCGGCGGGGCATTTGGTGGTCTCGTTAACTCCATCGTCAATGACATCATCATGCCGGTCATTGGTTTGATCACCGGTGGTATCGACTTCTCCAACATGTTCATCCAGCTTGCTGGCGATCCAAAGTCCACGCTCGCTGCTGCTCGTGAAGCTGGCGCGACCATTGCTTATGGTAACTTCGTTACCCTGCTCATCAACTTCCTGATCGTTGCCTGGGTTCTCTTCATCGTGGTCAAGGCGATGAACCGCCTCAAGAAGAAGGAAGAAGCCAAGCCGGAAGCTGCAGCAGAGCTGCCACGCGATGAAGTTCTGCTGGCCGAAATCCGCGATCTTCTGGCAAAGCAGAGCAAAGCCTGA
- the pip gene encoding prolyl aminopeptidase: MTRNTLYPEIHSFKEEMLQVSPLHRIHVEQCGNPDGKPVIMIHGGPGGGITPAMRRLHDPEKYRIILFDQRGCGRSTPHAELRENTTWDLVADMEHIRAHLGLDKWQVFGGSWGSTLGLAYAETHPEHVSEIILRGIFMVRRFEVDWMYSNGASIIFPDHFEAYQEHIPEDERGDMIAAYYKRLTDRDPQVQLAAARLWARWEGSVLSIQPDPARVEAFGEDLYAVAFARIECHYFQNRGFLESDDQLLRNVERIRQIPGVIVHGRYDICTPFINAWQLKKMWPEADLKIVEDSGHSVTEPGITHELIEATKRFAA; this comes from the coding sequence ATGACGCGCAATACGCTTTATCCTGAAATCCATTCCTTCAAGGAAGAGATGCTGCAGGTTTCGCCTCTGCACCGCATCCATGTCGAACAATGCGGCAATCCTGATGGCAAACCCGTTATCATGATTCATGGCGGTCCCGGCGGCGGCATCACACCTGCCATGCGTCGTCTGCACGATCCCGAGAAATATCGTATCATCCTTTTCGATCAGCGCGGTTGCGGACGCTCCACGCCTCATGCTGAACTACGTGAGAATACCACCTGGGATCTCGTGGCCGATATGGAGCATATCCGCGCTCATCTCGGTCTAGATAAATGGCAGGTATTCGGCGGCTCCTGGGGCTCGACACTGGGGTTGGCCTATGCCGAAACTCATCCTGAGCATGTCTCGGAAATAATTCTGCGCGGCATTTTCATGGTGCGCCGGTTTGAAGTCGATTGGATGTACTCCAATGGTGCAAGCATCATCTTCCCGGATCACTTCGAAGCCTATCAGGAGCATATTCCGGAAGATGAACGCGGCGATATGATCGCAGCTTACTACAAGCGTCTGACGGACCGAGATCCGCAGGTGCAGCTTGCTGCGGCTCGTCTGTGGGCGCGCTGGGAAGGATCGGTGTTGTCGATCCAGCCTGATCCGGCGCGTGTCGAAGCCTTCGGCGAAGACCTCTACGCGGTCGCTTTCGCCCGGATCGAATGTCACTATTTCCAGAACCGTGGCTTCCTAGAAAGCGATGACCAGCTTCTTCGGAATGTTGAGCGTATCCGGCAGATTCCGGGCGTCATCGTTCATGGGCGGTATGATATCTGCACGCCATTCATCAATGCATGGCAACTCAAGAAGATGTGGCCCGAAGCCGATCTGAAGATCGTTGAAGACAGTGGGCATTCCGTTACTGAACCGGGCATCACCCACGAATTGATTGAAGCAACAAAACGCTTTGCAGCATAA